The genomic window CCACAGCTTAATATAAAAATCACATTTTTTGATTAGAATTTTAATATATAAGGTAACCAATCGAATAAATACCATAACATATTTTCCTCCTTTTTATACTATTAAAGATGTAATCGTAGGGTAGATTTCTACCCTGATAGATAGCCTCAAATTAGAATTGAAGACCAATGAGTATTCCAGCGACTAATGCCCACATACTACACCTCCTTTTAAAGATTATCCCAAACCAAAACTTTATGATTTGATTGAATGATTATACTATAAAATATAATAATTGTTATTATTTTATATATCAATATTTTGAGTAATGTAATTTTGTAACATAATCTTTTTTAAGTCAAATTTGCCTACAATGTGTCTTTTATTTTCATAAAGGATTCAAAAACAATGCGTTTTAGAGAACGACAGAGCCTCCACCTCATCTCACTTGGCTGCACAAAGAATCTTGTAGATTCTGAAGTAATGCTTGGACGATTACAATCTTATACCCTCACACAAGAGCTTGAGAATGCTGATGTGATTATCATTAATACTTGCGGTTTTATAGAATCTGCTAAGCAAGAGAGCATTCAAACCATACTTTATGCGCTTAACTCTCGTAAAAAGGGTGCGGTGCTTGTAGTGAGCGGGTGTTTAAGTGAGCGTTATGCTAAAGAGCTCAAAGAGGAGATTCCAGAGATTGATATTATTACGGGCGTGGGCGATTATGACAAGATTGATGTAATGGTGAGAGAGCTTAAATCCATGCAATCCAATCAAGTTTTTTTAGCCAATGAAACCCACGAGCGCAGTATTATCGGCTCAAATTTTCACGCATATATTAAGCTAAGCGAAGGGTGCAATCAAAGTTGTAGCTTTTGTGCGATTCCTAGTTTCAAGGGGAAGCTCCACTCTCGCAGCCTAGAATCCACCACAAAAGAGCTGCTTCATCTCTACGAAAAGGGCTTTCGTGATTTTAGCTTTATCGCTCAAGATTCTAGCTCATATATGCGTGATTTAGGGCAAAAAGATGGGCTTATACAGCTTATTAAACGCATTGACTCGCTCAAACTCCCCATTAGCTGTAGAATCCTCTATCTCTACCCTACGACAACAAGCCTTGAACTCATTGCCACGCTTGGAAACTCGGCAAGTTTCTTGCCCTATTTTGATATGCCAATCCAACATATTTCAGATTCTATGTTGAAAATTATGCGGCGTGGGGCAAATAGAGCCAAGCACATAGAGATTTTAAAAGCAATGCGCGAGATTGAAGGCAGCTTTGTGCGCACGAGCTTTGTGATTGGACATCCGGGCGAGGGCGAGGCGGAGTTTGAAGAGTTATGCGCATTTGTGGAAGATTTCACATTTGATAGGGCAAATCTTTTTGCCTACTCGCCGCAGCTTGGCACAAGAGCGTATGAGATGAGTAATCGTGTGAGTGCCAAAACGACTAACGCACGACTAAATAGGCTCAATGCCATTATCAAAGCGCAGGTAAAACATCACAATAAAGTACTTGTAGGCAAGGAATGCGTGGCAATTTGTGAGGGTAAAAGCGAGATAAGCGAGTATTTTTATAAGGCGCGATTAAAACTTTGGGGTAAAGACATTGATGGGGAGATTCTGCTTAATGATAGTGAGATTTGCGATGAAAGTGGGCAAATGCTTCCGCTGAATGAGGGCTATTATCGTATGCAAATCACAGAATATAAGCAAAACTTTCTTTTTGGTAAAGTTCTTGCGCACTAATGTGTATCAAGACAGATTCAGAATCCCTATGGTATTTTTGTGCGTATATTCAGCAATTTATGGGGTTTTAGTCTATGGATAAAGAAATATTGCTCTCAAACATAAACAGGATTCACACCACTACAATGGGACTTGAAAGGATAAGGAAAAATCTTAGAATCCGCACAAACAATGTCCTAGGATACTGCAAGGACAAAATATTAGATAAGCATTGCCACATATACAGGCAAGGCAAAAATTGGTATTGTGAAGTCG from Helicobacter typhlonius includes these protein-coding regions:
- the rimO gene encoding 30S ribosomal protein S12 methylthiotransferase RimO, translated to MRFRERQSLHLISLGCTKNLVDSEVMLGRLQSYTLTQELENADVIIINTCGFIESAKQESIQTILYALNSRKKGAVLVVSGCLSERYAKELKEEIPEIDIITGVGDYDKIDVMVRELKSMQSNQVFLANETHERSIIGSNFHAYIKLSEGCNQSCSFCAIPSFKGKLHSRSLESTTKELLHLYEKGFRDFSFIAQDSSSYMRDLGQKDGLIQLIKRIDSLKLPISCRILYLYPTTTSLELIATLGNSASFLPYFDMPIQHISDSMLKIMRRGANRAKHIEILKAMREIEGSFVRTSFVIGHPGEGEAEFEELCAFVEDFTFDRANLFAYSPQLGTRAYEMSNRVSAKTTNARLNRLNAIIKAQVKHHNKVLVGKECVAICEGKSEISEYFYKARLKLWGKDIDGEILLNDSEICDESGQMLPLNEGYYRMQITEYKQNFLFGKVLAH
- a CDS encoding DUF3781 domain-containing protein: MDKEILLSNINRIHTTTMGLERIRKNLRIRTNNVLGYCKDKILDKHCHIYRQGKNWYCEVDNIKITINASSYSIITAHSI